In a single window of the Gloeocapsa sp. PCC 73106 genome:
- a CDS encoding LysR family transcriptional regulator: protein MAQMTLDQLKIFLAVAEYLHFSRAADALYITQPAVSAAIHNLETEYGVKLFHRIGRRIEITESGKFLQIEAQKILDKVTSTELGLQELSNFQRGEFKIGSSLTIGNYWLPEKISQFKHYYPNIMINCTLANSEEICLGTATGKFDLGLIEGEVKHGLESVLFQEPFERDRLLIIVGKSHPWFNRKQVNVKELSEAAWIMREPGSGTQQKLEEALSIWGIDLSQLNIKLVLNTGEMIKTILEDSEAVAGISELMVRKEIKLGILAPIRIIDDRGKKTKELELIRP, encoded by the coding sequence ATGGCACAGATGACCTTAGATCAATTAAAAATATTTCTTGCTGTCGCTGAATATCTTCATTTTAGCCGTGCAGCCGATGCTTTGTATATCACTCAACCTGCAGTTAGCGCAGCTATCCATAACTTGGAAACTGAATACGGGGTCAAATTGTTTCATCGCATCGGTCGTCGTATTGAAATCACCGAATCGGGAAAATTTTTACAAATAGAAGCCCAGAAAATTTTAGATAAAGTTACCTCAACAGAACTAGGACTACAAGAGTTAAGTAACTTTCAACGAGGAGAATTTAAAATAGGTTCTAGTTTAACGATTGGGAATTATTGGCTACCTGAAAAAATTAGCCAGTTTAAACATTACTATCCTAATATTATGATTAACTGTACTCTAGCTAATAGCGAAGAGATTTGTTTAGGTACAGCCACGGGAAAATTTGACTTAGGACTAATTGAAGGCGAAGTCAAACATGGTTTAGAATCGGTTTTATTTCAAGAACCCTTCGAACGCGATCGCCTTTTAATTATTGTGGGTAAATCCCATCCCTGGTTTAACAGAAAACAAGTAAATGTCAAGGAATTATCTGAAGCTGCTTGGATTATGCGGGAACCTGGTTCTGGAACACAACAAAAACTTGAAGAGGCTTTAAGTATCTGGGGAATTGATCTAAGTCAGTTAAATATTAAGTTGGTTCTCAATACGGGAGAAATGATTAAAACAATTTTAGAAGATAGTGAAGCGGTGGCTGGAATTTCAGAGTTAATGGTCAGAAAAGAAATTAAATTAGGTATTCTTGCTCCTATTCGTATTATAGATGATCGGGGCAAAAAAACTAAAGAGTTGGAACTGATTCGTCCTTAG